The following coding sequences lie in one Bacillota bacterium genomic window:
- a CDS encoding NUDIX hydrolase: protein MGREYPEYPLVGVGSVVIEGGRILLVQRGHAPGKGKWSIPGGLVEVGEKLAEAVKRETFEETGLVVEPGELATVGEAITPDADGRVQFHYVLLDFFVRPTGGGARAGSDVSEVRWVDRGEALALDLTAGVRAFLEELIERGRL from the coding sequence GTGGGCCGAGAGTACCCGGAGTATCCCTTGGTCGGAGTCGGCTCGGTGGTCATCGAGGGCGGACGGATCCTCCTCGTCCAGAGGGGACACGCGCCCGGGAAGGGCAAGTGGAGCATCCCGGGGGGACTGGTGGAGGTCGGGGAGAAATTGGCCGAGGCGGTCAAGCGTGAGACCTTCGAGGAGACCGGGTTGGTGGTCGAGCCGGGCGAACTGGCCACGGTTGGTGAGGCGATCACCCCGGACGCCGACGGGAGGGTTCAGTTTCATTACGTTCTCCTGGATTTCTTCGTCCGACCGACTGGCGGGGGGGCTCGGGCCGGGAGCGACGTCTCCGAGGTCCGCTGGGTCGACCGGGGCGAAGCTCTGGCCCTCGACCTGACTGCCGGAGTGCGGGCCTTCTTGGAGGAACTGATCGAACGAGGCAGGCTATAG
- a CDS encoding MBL fold metallo-hydrolase — protein sequence MVPERLTDRVWGLIGPTNSGILVADGGRAAVIDPGLDESSARKVLRLLNEQGLKAVAIINTHAHADHIGGDRFLHARTGAPVYASSFEATVVRNPVWEPIYLAAGALPGGELESKFFMAEAVADVRDLPAEAARLDLGEGLVVEVVPLPGHAYGQVGLAYDGVLFTADAFFPPAILAKHGVPFCVDVQAALASLATLNSVAARYRRYVPGHGQALDGQGLSESLAANREAFDRLRWMVLEVLAQPRTLDDLMAALATRIGLSFAGVGQYYLVRTGVTAILTDLERRGLVAWQAGGPILSWSATGR from the coding sequence GTGGTCCCAGAGCGATTGACCGACCGGGTCTGGGGGTTGATCGGGCCGACCAACAGCGGGATCCTTGTGGCCGACGGTGGGCGGGCGGCCGTCATCGACCCTGGCCTGGACGAGAGCTCAGCCCGGAAGGTTCTCCGCCTTCTAAACGAGCAGGGGCTGAAGGCCGTAGCCATCATCAACACCCATGCCCATGCCGACCACATTGGCGGGGACCGCTTCCTCCATGCCCGGACGGGGGCCCCGGTGTACGCCTCGTCGTTCGAGGCGACGGTCGTCCGGAACCCGGTGTGGGAGCCGATCTACCTGGCCGCCGGGGCGTTGCCCGGGGGCGAACTGGAAAGCAAGTTCTTCATGGCCGAGGCGGTGGCCGACGTCCGTGACTTGCCCGCCGAAGCAGCCCGGCTCGACCTCGGAGAGGGCCTCGTGGTCGAAGTCGTCCCCCTCCCCGGGCACGCCTACGGTCAGGTCGGGCTGGCCTACGACGGCGTGCTTTTCACGGCCGACGCCTTCTTCCCGCCGGCGATCCTGGCCAAACACGGGGTTCCCTTCTGTGTGGACGTCCAGGCGGCCCTGGCCTCGCTGGCGACGCTGAATTCGGTAGCTGCTCGTTACCGCCGGTACGTGCCTGGACACGGCCAAGCTCTGGACGGTCAGGGCCTGTCGGAGTCGTTGGCGGCCAACCGGGAGGCCTTCGACCGCCTGAGGTGGATGGTCCTGGAGGTCCTGGCTCAGCCAAGGACCCTCGACGACCTCATGGCCGCTCTGGCCACTCGGATCGGGCTCAGTTTCGCCGGCGTTGGCCAGTACTACCTGGTCCGCACAGGCGTGACGGCCATCCTGACCGATCTGGAGCGACGCGGCCTGGTGGCCTGGCAGGCCGGTGGACCTATCCTGAGCTGGTCAGCGACGGGCAGGTGA
- a CDS encoding aldehyde ferredoxin oxidoreductase family protein, producing the protein MNGYGGKILRIDLSSGRITGQPTPKEMAEKFLGGRGFAAKILFDELDPGVEPLSPDNLVVVASGPLSGVFLPGSGKITLASRSPATGGYGDSNMGGHLAAELKYAGYDAIVIRGAAARPSLIKIDDDKVEMVEASKYWGLGALEAERAIKDDLGEEFQVATIGPAGENRVHFACVSHDFGRQAGRTGIGAVLGSKKIKAIAVRGTRTIPLADPKGVEAKGREMYEACFSKPGFKEWTPYGTAGVTDWVNEVGAFPTRNFQTSYFEGHKEINGQKLRERLLVTDKGCFGCPIPCGKYSKTKAFVGSTRGGREVYVEGPEYETIALLGGNCGIGSIEDVAYLNYVCDELGIDTISGGNVAAFAIECFERGIIGPAEVGREIRFGDPGSVEYLLDKIARREGIGQILADGVRAAAKAFDKGSERFAIHVKGLEVSGYEPRWAPAMMLSYMTADVGGHHNRSWAITHDVAVGRDTLEGKVDKVIELQHTRPLFDLLGICRLQWVEIGFDLRYYEEIFPLVTGKEYSWKDLLLAAERVWNLTRAFNLKHLEGFGRSWDYPPVRWMEEPVPDGPAKGKYIPREKLDILLDEYYSKRGWDNDGRPTVATLRRLGLDREADSLAQSGKIRGL; encoded by the coding sequence ATGAACGGATACGGAGGCAAGATCCTTCGGATCGATCTCTCGTCGGGACGGATCACCGGCCAGCCGACTCCGAAGGAGATGGCTGAGAAGTTCCTGGGGGGCCGGGGGTTCGCGGCCAAGATCCTGTTCGATGAACTCGACCCGGGGGTCGAGCCGCTGTCTCCCGACAACCTGGTGGTGGTGGCTTCCGGCCCGCTGTCAGGGGTCTTCCTGCCGGGGAGTGGCAAGATTACCCTGGCTTCCAGGTCGCCGGCGACGGGCGGTTACGGCGACTCCAACATGGGGGGGCACTTGGCGGCCGAGCTCAAGTACGCCGGCTATGACGCGATCGTCATCCGGGGAGCGGCGGCCCGTCCCAGTCTGATCAAGATCGACGATGACAAGGTCGAGATGGTCGAGGCCTCGAAGTACTGGGGACTGGGGGCCTTGGAGGCCGAAAGGGCGATCAAGGACGACCTGGGCGAGGAGTTCCAGGTCGCCACCATCGGCCCGGCCGGGGAGAATCGGGTTCACTTCGCCTGCGTGTCTCACGACTTCGGCCGGCAGGCTGGACGGACGGGCATTGGCGCGGTCCTCGGCTCCAAGAAGATCAAGGCCATCGCGGTCCGCGGCACGCGGACCATCCCGCTGGCCGACCCGAAGGGCGTCGAGGCCAAGGGACGAGAGATGTACGAGGCCTGCTTCTCCAAGCCGGGGTTCAAGGAATGGACCCCGTACGGTACGGCCGGGGTGACCGACTGGGTCAACGAGGTCGGGGCGTTCCCGACCCGGAACTTCCAGACCTCCTATTTCGAGGGTCATAAGGAGATCAACGGCCAGAAGCTCAGGGAAAGGTTGCTGGTCACGGACAAGGGCTGCTTCGGCTGCCCGATCCCGTGCGGCAAGTACTCCAAGACGAAGGCCTTCGTGGGGTCGACTCGCGGCGGCCGCGAGGTCTACGTGGAGGGGCCGGAGTATGAGACCATCGCCCTCCTTGGCGGCAACTGTGGCATCGGTTCCATCGAGGACGTCGCCTACTTGAACTACGTCTGCGACGAGCTGGGCATCGACACCATCTCCGGGGGCAACGTGGCCGCCTTCGCCATTGAATGCTTTGAACGAGGGATCATCGGCCCAGCAGAGGTCGGGCGAGAGATCCGTTTCGGCGACCCGGGGTCGGTTGAGTACCTGCTCGACAAGATCGCCCGACGGGAGGGCATCGGCCAGATCCTGGCCGACGGGGTCAGGGCGGCCGCCAAGGCGTTCGACAAGGGTTCTGAGCGCTTCGCCATCCACGTCAAGGGGCTGGAGGTCAGCGGGTACGAACCCCGTTGGGCCCCGGCGATGATGCTGTCCTACATGACCGCCGACGTCGGCGGCCACCACAACCGGTCCTGGGCGATCACCCACGATGTCGCGGTCGGGCGGGACACCCTGGAAGGCAAGGTCGACAAGGTCATCGAGTTACAGCACACCCGACCGCTTTTCGACCTCCTGGGAATCTGTCGTCTGCAGTGGGTGGAGATCGGCTTCGACCTCCGCTACTACGAAGAGATCTTCCCCCTGGTCACCGGAAAGGAGTACAGCTGGAAGGATCTCTTGCTGGCGGCGGAGCGGGTCTGGAACCTGACCCGGGCGTTCAACCTCAAGCACCTTGAGGGGTTCGGAAGGTCGTGGGATTACCCGCCGGTCCGCTGGATGGAGGAACCGGTGCCGGATGGCCCGGCGAAGGGAAAGTATATCCCCAGGGAGAAACTGGACATCCTGCTCGACGAGTACTACTCCAAGCGCGGGTGGGATAACGACGGCAGGCCGACCGTGGCCACCCTTCGCCGGCTTGGTCTCGACCGGGAGGCCGACAGCCTGGCGCAGTCCGGCAAGATCCGGGGCTTATGA